The Cyclobacteriaceae bacterium DNA segment ATCGAACCACACGTACAACACTTTACCTTTTGCATCCGCCAGTGGAACAGGCACACCCCAATCCAGGTCGCGGGTAATGGAACGGGGTTGTAAGCCCTGATCTATCCACGATTTACATTGACCATACACATTTATCTTCCAGTCATCCTTATGGCCGACAATAACCCACTCACGTAGCCACGATTCATATTTATCCAGTGGGAAATACCAATGACGCGTGGGCTTAAGAACCGGAGTTTTCCCTGAAACCGTAGAACGTGGGTTGATCAACTGTCGTGGACTCAGGCTCGTGCCGCACTTCTCACATTGATCGCCATACGCATTGGCATGTCCGCAATTCGGGCAGGTACCAATGATGTACCGGTCTGCCAGAAAAATATGCTCCTGCTCATCATAATATTGATCAGAGGTCTCCTCCAGAAATATCTTCTGCTCATAAATTTTCTTAAAAAATTCCTGGGCAGTCTCGTAGTGAACCTCGGATGATGTTCGGGAATAGATATCAAATGAAATCCCAAAATCCGTAAAGGCTTGCTTCATCAACCCATGATACTTATCTACGAACTGACGGGGTGAAACTCCCTCCTTCTTTGCACCTAACGTTATGGCCACTCCATGCTCATCAGAGCCACAAATAAAAATCACATCATCGCCACGCAACCTTAAATAGCGCACATAGGTATCAGCAGGCAGGTAAGCACCTGCAATGTGTCCAACATGTAATGGCCCATTCGCATAGGGCAAAGCTGCGGTTACAGTGGTTCGCTTAAATTTCTTCATAACAATAAAACACCAATCACAAATTTGTGAATTGCAAAGATGTGCATTGATCGGGAGGTAAAAAAATCAGGCGCTGGCTTTGGTCTCTTCGTTCTCCTGTTCCTGGGACGCCTCTGTTAATTCCTTTGGAATTTCGAGCGGCAAGGTGGCATAGAATTCAGTAAATCCTTCTGAAGTTAATTGCAGACCGACATCCCCGCCCAGGCGGCTAACAGCTTGCTTGATCAGGTACAGACCAAGTCCGCCTGTACCCGACTTTTCAGAGGCCCGTGTAAACATCTGAAAAATTTTGTCGGGGTTCTCCAGGGCAATACCCACACCATTGTCGATTACATGAACGTGTAGGTTCGGCCCTTCGATAAAGATCTTAATATGCACAAAAGGAACCACACGCTCGGAATCATTATGAAACTTGATGGCATTGTCGATCAGGTTTTCGAGGATGATACGGATTAATGCATCATCGGAGCGGAAGATCATGTTCCGTTGAATATCCCTTTTGAACTGAAAACCTTTTGGCAATCCCTTCTTCGATTCAAGCAAGATAATATCGTCCACTACTTTATCCATATCCAACGGCTCAGGATGTATAGCTGCACTGTTGATTTGGTTGATGATGAGCAACCGGGTTAATATGCGGTTCAGTTTGGTAGCGGTTTCATCAAGTTTTTGCAAATAGCCCAACGCCAACTGGTCTTTTACATCCATCAACGCTACATTGCACATGCCTTTAAGGCTAGCCAAAGGGCCACGTATATCGTGAGAGGTTTTGTAAATAAAATTATCCAGTTCTTTGTTCACCTTTTCCAGGGAAGTATTGGCCACCAATAAATCGGCTGTAGCCTTTTTTACTTCGGCTTCAAGTTTGTCATTGTATGACTGCAATTGCTTGTTTTGGGCTTCAATGGTGGCATTGGCTTCGGCCAGTTTTGTATTCGTTACAGATAACCTCGCATTTACTCTCCTTCTTACTTTGTTATTATGATATAATACAAACACCAATAAGGCCGCCAGAAAGGCAATGGTACCGATTGCCAGGTTGAGCATACGCTGGCGGGCGAGGGCTTCATCCTTAAGCTCAATGGTTCTCAGGTTCTCACGTTCTTCGAACTGGGTTTGGGTTTTGGCGATGTTTTTGATAAGTTCTTCGCCAATAAGGCTATCTTTTAAATTAATATATCTCTTTTGATAAATCGAGGCTTTCTCAAATTCTCTCTGCAGGCTATAAAGATTTGAGAATTCCTTATAAAAATCCAAAACCAGTTGATTATAACCCAGTGATGTAACGATATCCTCACCTCTGAGAAGGTGCGCCTCAGCTTGCTTTAGGTTTTCTCTTCTTAACTCTATTCTAGCGAGATATACAAGATTCTCTGCTTGAAACCTCTTGTTATCATTATCGGTTGCAAAATTTAAGGACTGAGTGAAGTGTCTATGTGATTCATCAAAATCATCCAAATAGTAATATGCAACTCCTAATCCTGACTCACCTTCAATCAAAATATCACTTCCGCAATTCTCTCCACATACCTTCAATCCTTCTTTAATGGAATTTAAAGCCCGAGCAAAATCTTTTAGATGTATATTACAAACACCAAGATTAATCAAAAGTCTGTCCAGGCCGTAAACATCATTAATTTCTCTTTTAATGTTTAAAGCCCTTTCAAAATACTCCAATGCCTTTTGATAATTTTTCAATTTGAAGTAGATGAAGCCGATATTATTTAAAGTAACACTGACTTCACTCTGAGTTCCTATTTCTTCTCGTATTATCAATGATTCAAAATGATAAGCTAAAGCCACATCATACTCCGCTTTCAATGAATGGGTAATCGCTACAGAGTTTAATAAAATCTTGACTTCATCCCTAAAGCCATTACGCACCGCGATATCTAGACCAAACTTTGCTGTCGAAATCGCACTATCCAAAATTTCAAGTCTTCTATAAGCTGAACTTTGTAAACGGCAAGCCCTTACTATTCTTAGACTATCACCGATACGAGCTGAGTATAGTCGACTCTCAGTTGAAAACTCAACTGCTTGAATATTATCAACATCAATAAATTCATATGCCAATTCATACAAAACATCAGCTTTCTCCCCACCTGAAGCAGAAGCATTTAATTTAATTAAAGAATCAATACGAGCATTTTGACTGTAAGCAGTAACAGAAACTAGGATCAATAGAATTTGGGAAGGATGGAGTATCCGAGCATTAAATGAAAACTTGTTGAAAAATTGGTACACTGGTAATTTTGCAAAATTTTTAACTGAAATGGAGTCCATTACATCCTGCATATTTGGGTTACAATTTAAACATTAAGAACAACTCTAAAACTAAACCCCATAAGATTATGAAAAAGTTACTCTACTCTTTAGCCTTGGCATTATTCGTTTCAGTTGGTTTATCTGCTTGCAGTGATGAAGAGATTAAGCCTACAACGGAACTTGATAACGGAGCAGCTGGTGTGCAAGGTGATCAAGGCAAAAATTGATTCTTTCAGCTATTTAAATCAGCATCAACATGAAAACTAAAGCATCAATACTTTTGGCAATAGTTGCAATAGCAACAGCTTCTTTTACTGTAACGAGCATAAGCAAATCCACTGGGGATGAGATTAAAGAAACCACAAATACTCAACCACAGAGGGCATATGATGAGCCCGCAGGAGGATTTGTTACAGAAGATAAATTCTAACATTGAGTTATTGAAAGTCAAGGGGTTACAGTACTTGCAACTACGGTTGTGGGTACTGTTTTCCTTTTATGACCGACCTACTCGAATCCTTAGTTAAGGATCAATCACTCTCAAGCTGTAATCACCCTTTCAAATAACAATTGCATGCCAGAAAATTCTCAACGAAACAACGCCCTAAAAAACCAACTTGGTTTCTCCTATCATTCACGTTAATGCAAGTAAATCCCTGGTAACCAGTATAATTTTCAGGGTTACGGTAAAACAATACAGGTGTCAAACCTGATTGAAAAGCTATAGTGAAAGCCTCTTAAAACCTCAAAACCTTATAAAATCAGCAGATAAACAGACCTATTAATGAGGTGAACAACCTAAAGTCATGACTTATCATCAATCTGGTCATGTAGAAAAAGGTACTTAAAGTGTTACTTTAAGTACCTTTTTTGACAAAATCAGGTAAAACCTTACATCAAAATTTGAGCGTTTTTAGCATCTGTAACACTTTATTTTTCAACCTAATAAGTGTTCGCTATTGAATGGATAACTGAAACGAAAACTGATTTACAACGGGTTTTATACAATAGGTCAAAAATTCCTTAAACTAGGTAAGAAGCTGGTCGAACGAATCTTCAGAGTGTTGTCTGATTCTAAAAAGCAATTTTTCATAATGCTTCTTTTTGGTTGTGGCTGAACTAATTTCCTGCAACAAAAACATTTCTCTACTGCGAAACCCCCTTTCTAATTTCAGCTTTAATCGAATTTTCCAATTGCGAAGGCGATATATCGAAAATAAAATAAAAATGACTACAAGTAGTACTATGGTAATAACAACAATAATATAGAATTGAAGTTCTTTTAAATCTTCAAGGAAAACTAATTCTTCCTTTTGATATTTAATCTGCTCCGCATTATTCCGCTCATAAAATTCAGCCTCCTGCTTGGCTAGATGCTCACGGAGCATAGTATTGTATTTTGATTCCTTTAGATCAATATAATTACCTTGAATCGTTGCCTTCTCCCTGATTGATAAGCTCTTTAGAATTAAAAGTTCTTCGTAAGCAGTTAATAAAATTTCAGAGTACATCAAGGGATCCGCTATAGCCAACGATTTGTATAAAAATCTTTTGGCACTTAACTCATTACCTTCCGACTTAGAAGCCTTCGCCAAACCAATATAACTATCGCATACAAGTCGAAAATTATTGGCTTGTAAACCATAAATAATTGAAGTCTCGAAATTTACTGTTGCGCTCTCATATTCGCCTTGCCTTAAATTATTTAAGCCAAGAGCATAAAAGGCATTTGAAAGGTCATCATCGGTACAATTACGATGGCTATAAACAATTGATTTGATAATTCTACTGCTCTCCTCGCATCTATCTAAGTACACTAAGCTAAGACTTTTATTTATTGCTATTAAAGCATAGTCAGCACTATCAATTTTCACACTTTGAAACCAATCCTGAAGGGCCATGTTAAAATAGAGTAGCGCTTTTTCATAATTTTTTATTTTGTAAAAAATAAAACCAATGTTATTCAATGATTGGTAAGATGGGATATTGTTCATCTTATATGAAGCTTCTAGTCTTTCAAAATTAAGTCTCAATGCACTATCATACTGACCCAAATTTACATATGCATCTGACAAAGGGTTAATTATTGCTAATACTTCATTTACAAATTGATTCCTACGAGCAACTTGCAAAATCTCATTTCCCATCCATGTAGCAGAATCATTATTGTTCAATCTGCGGTGGGCTGATAAAACCATTCTGCCTGCGCTAACCATTTTTAAACTATCACCCAATAACTTGGCATCCCGATAGGATACTTTTGAGCATTCAAGAGCTTTCTGGAGATCGGTTGCTGTGTATTCGTATGCCAAATCACATTGTAAATCAATGATCTGATGAGGGTCAGTATAATGATTCAATGCTGCCTTCAAAGAGTCAATTATAACCAATTCTAAGTACCGATTGTCTTTAGATGTGGTCTGTGCTAAACCATTACCGAATGATAAGCAAGCAATAAATAGTATAAATTCTTTGCTGAATGTCCTTATCATAGGTTTTAAGAATTAACTCATCTTCTCAAGGTCATTAATTCGAGCTTTCGATTCTACTAATGAACTTTCCAAATCTTTGATTAACCTCTTTAGCCAAAATTCATTATTTCCATTACCTACTTTTGTAACATACTCAATGCCTTTTAAAGTAGCCAACTTTGCGGCAAGTTGTTTAGCTTCCAGTTCAAAGAAAATCTTTTGCTGCTGACATCGATGCAACTCATCATCAAGTAATTGCTCAAGATTCCTTACTCGGTTCTTTATTCGAATTGCAAGTATTTTACTCAGTCGCTTCTCAATCTTCGATTTTCTTCTTATCAGAATAACTGCAAAAACGGCTAAAATAATCAACCCTACAATTGCAATAATTACTAAGTTTTGTGATCTCAAAACTTGTTTGCTTAAATTAACCATTTGTTCCTGTCTCGCTAATGTCTCCTCATTCTCCATCCGTTTCAATCTTACTTCTGTTGTGGCCATCTGCTCAGTTAAACGGGTATTGTATACCTCATTTTTTAACAAAATATATTTATCCTGATAATACACGAGTCGACCTAAATCACCCAATATCTCATAATTCAATATCAATTCTTCAATTACGGAAATCAACATTTGACGATACTTGAATTGCTCGGCAACCTGCTCAACTTTTAACAGGTTACTAAAACCTGCGTCAGTGTTGCCTTGAAGAAAGTTTATTTTTCCTATGAACAATAAATTATCAGCCTGCGTCCGAAAATCATTGATAACTTGACCAATCTGAAAAGATTTCCAAAACTCATTCTTAGCGATATTGTACCTACCTAAATTGTACGCTATAATACCACGACCATAGCAAACCATGGCTTCTGAAAATGGGCTCATTTGGCTCCCGGCAATGGCTTTTTCAAATAATTGATTTGCTTCACTATAGTTGCCCAGATGCACATGACAAAGTGCTGCGTTAGTGAGGGCGATATCGTAATCAAAATAATCCTGATGCTGTTCTTTCAGGCTGATACTCTCGTTTATAAAATCCAAAGCTTTTTGATATGCTTTCATCTTATAATAAACCAATCCCAAATTGTTTAATGAAAGACTAATGTAACTGGGATCACCATCTGCTCTCCGTAATTCCAATGCCTTCGATAAATCTACGAGAGCACTTTCATATTCGCCTTGAAAAGCATGAACTGTTCCTCGTGCGGAGGTAAGATAATTTATGTGTCTGTTTGATTTAAGTCTTTTTGCTAACGGCAATAAATATGCATTTAGTATTTGGCATGAATCATATAGCTCGTTATAAAAGAGAGCAATAACCAACTTACAGCCAGATTGCAAAAACCTAAGTGAATCGCCCTTTTCACTTGTAAGGCTATGGTATTGACGAGCATAACGAATTGCCTTTTTGCGATCAACCAATACATATTCCGTTATTAATTGATCAAATACTTGATGCGGAATACTATCCTTCAAAGAACTTTTGTTCAAAACCAATTCAAGCGAATCAAGATTTGATTTTTGCGCCACTAATGAAGTAAAAAAGATGGAAAGAAATATAGTATAACAATATCTCCTTTTCATATGTAAATGGGACAGTAGTACAAAGTACAATTTAATACATTTGTATACCAGAAAGCAAGCTCAGTATGAATTTCAATTTTCTTGGATTCAGTATTATCCCACAAAAAGACCTTTCCCACCAAATTTCTGCCCAGGCAGCTGAAATATTTGAAAATATTGTCAATGAAATGGGCGCTGAAATACACGATGACCTGATTCAAAAAATATACCTTTTACAACTTAACCTAAAGCATTTGGAGCAAGCTGTTGATCATCCAATTGAACTACAGAATGGCTTGATAAAGATGGAAGCGGATTTGAAAATGGCTATTGAATCGATCAGGCGCATCTCCAAAAGACTAAATGCGGCTGAAAATGCTGAAGCACCATTTGCACAGCAAATATCTATTCTCTGTCAGAACATGGAAATACGAGGAGGTAATCACATTCACTTTGAGCAGGTTGGTGTAGAATTCATATTACCGGAAGTAGTAAAAAAATACCTATACCGCATGACTCAGGAACTTATTCATAACGCGTTTAAGCACTCTACGGCCTGGCACATATGGGTGCGCCTAATTTGGGACAAAAACAAATTAGTAGTTGAAGTTGAGGACGATGGAACAGGTGAGGTGACTTTAGACGAAACTATAAAAAAGCTAAATGAGAAGTACAACAGCCTGCGAATGCGGGCAGAAGCTATTCAGGCAAAAATCAAATATGGTTCTGGAAAAAAAGGCCTACTTGCGACCATTACTTGGAAGAATAGAACTTTGAATTTATAGAATACCATTTGTAATAGCTAAGACTTGATCTGACAGTCAGGTAGGCATTCCTTCCTCAAAGGCAAAGGTAGCCACCGCTCCAAAGAAGTCAAGGGCTGCGCGAGTGGCCGCGCAAAATCCTACACACAGCCAAAGCCACCCTTGACTTCTTTTCCGCTTGCGGCTGTTTGCGGCCTATGAGGAAGCAATGCGGACGAGTGATCATGCTGATTCATAATTTTGATCAACCATCTTCTGGATAGCAAGCTCTTTGGAAGCCAGGAACGTTTCCCAGGGAGTTCTTCCAAAGCAATACTTTCCTGAGTGCGTTCTTTGCTCGTTGTATTCTTTGATCCACACATCAAGATCTGCCTGAAGTTCTTCCAGTGACTGATACAACTTTTTCCGGAAGGCCACCGCATAGAATTCATCCTGGATGGTCCGATGGAAGCGTTCGCAGATTCCGTTGCTCTGAGGACTTTTTACCTTCGTTTTTGAGTGTTCGATGTTTTCGATTCGTAGATAGAGCTCATATTCATGATACTCTGCTTTTCCGCAATATTCGGTGCCACGATCGGTAAGGACACGCAGCAATGGAATTTCCTGCTCCTCGAAGAATGGAACGACTTTGTCGTTTACCATATCTGCTGCGGTGATAGCGTTCTTACGATCATACAGCTTGGCAAAAGCAACTTTCGAATACGTATCAATGAAGGTCTGCTGATAGATTCTGCCTACCCCTTTGATATTGCCAACGTAGTAAGTATCCTGTGCGCCAAGATAGCCCGGATGTTCAGTCTCAATCTCTCCGAGGGCTTCGCGTTTTTCTCGCTTACGCTCCATGGCGATCATTTGTGCTTCGGTGAGAATGATTCCTTCCTGAGCAACCTTTGCTTCAAGCGCAGCTAGCCGTTTAGCGAAAGTCTCCATGTCGTGGCGCTGCCAAACGCAGCGCACGCCAGCAGGAGACACAAATACACCGCGCTTGCGAAGTTCATTGGCCACGCGCACCTGCCCTAGAGCGGGTTGATCGATAGCCATCCGGACAACGGCTTGCTCAACTTCTGGCTCGACACGATTCTTTGGAATAGCTTTCCTGCGACTGACCTCTTTCAAAGCCAGTTCACCACCTGTATCATAAAGCTCTTTGATTCTGTAGAAGCTGTCGCGGGAGTAACCCATCATCCGACATGCCTGGCTGACATTACCCAAATGTTCAGCTAAATTGATAAGACCTAATTTCGTTTTGATTAACTTCGTTTCTGTTCTCATTTTCTGACAGTTTAAAGGGTTTAACTTGATTGTTTGCACTTCTAAGTTAACCCAACTGTCAGATTAAGTCGAAACTACTTCATACCATTCGAATACGCATACGCCAGCAAGGCGGCCGTATTATGTACCCCTAACTTTTTCTGCAACCTTAATCTGTAAGTTTCTGCCGTGCTCTCAGCCATTTTTAAGTTCACAGCAATTTCCTTTGTTGTAAGGCCTTGCGAAAGCGCCCTCAAAAATTCCTTTTCCCGGTCAGTAAGGGTTACCGGTGGCACACTCTCCCACCGGCTGGCATTATTCCGGATTACCTGTACAACATGGTCTGGAAAATATGTCTCACCCTTCATAACCACCTTTACTGCTCTTACAACTTCTGCGTATCCATCCAATTTCGAAACGATGGCATCTACTCCAGCTTTCAATAGGTTAATCACTAACTCAATGCCCTCTAACCCCGTAACAACAATAACCTTTGGCTGTACAGGCATCTTTCGAAGTTTCAAAAGTAATTCAACCCCACTCACCCCCCCTAAATGAATATCCAGCAGGATTATGTCAATGGCATGGCTATTTAGTTGAGCCTCAAATTCAACCGCATTGGCAGCCTCATAAACATTACGAACAAAGTATTCCCGCTTTAGCAAATTAACAAACCCTTGCCGGAGCAAGGTGTCGTTTTCGACCATAAGAAAGTTGGCTTTGTCCATACAGACAAAGATAGATGGAACCCGTCCAAACTCTACCTATTCCTGATCTTCTTAAGGCCTAATTCACTTAACTGAAATCCAATTCGAACGTTCCAGCGACCCGGGTAAACGGGATCATTTATGTTTTTTAGCACGTTGTAGGCTATCAAAATGGTCATATCCAGCTTAGGATGCACTTCAAATCTACGACCTGCACCAATCAACCAGGCATCTTTCCAAATGCGCTGGGCACCTGTTTCTGATCGATTTACACCTGGTGAATTGCGTGCATACTCCGTATACGCAAAGAGCTTATTCAGAGGCTCATAGCTCATAAATCCCTTGTATCCAAACACATCGGGAGCAAATGAAACCTGATTTTGGCTAAAGGTTTGACGATATAGCCCGCCAAATCCTAAAATAAACTTGCTAGTAAACTTATATCCCACCATAGGAGAAATATCCACTGAAACAGGTTCAATACTTATAACCTGAGAATTAAGGGAAAGAAACAGGCGTTCTCGGATACCTTTACCCTTGAGGGAACTTCGTTTAATGGCTGAACCAAGGTCATTTGAATTGGGGACAACAGAGAATTTTTTCATCAACCGATCCATATTCTTTTGAATCGGATCAAGCAATTCTGAATGCTCCGATAAATATTCCAATGCCAGCTCCTCTGCCTCTTTACGCGCCAAATTTTTTATGAATGCAGTGTCTTGTAGTTGATTTATTGAAACATGGTCATTCCTCCAAGGATCCAGACTTTCCTTCTGAGCTTGAATATCTTTAAGGTCTTGTATTTGTTCAATGGAGCTAACCTTCTCTAAGGCTTTTTCATTGAACATGCTGATAACTCCACTTTTTAATGAATCCTCATCGAAATCGCGCAACTGATCCTTATACCCGCTTACTTTTTCAACACCATCCCCAATACCAGATGATCGAATAACCGCCTCAGCTCTATTTCTGATTTCGGCTGTATCCAATAACATCTCCTCCATATTTTGCTTGATCAAAGAGTCAATACGAGCTGAATCAAGAGCCAAACGCTCAAGGCCATTTGAAGCCAATAGGCTATCATAGTGTTTCTGCAATTGCGTTTCGTACGCCTTGGCTTGTTGCAGGCTATCCTCCTTAAAAAACTTACGGTATAAGCGTAATTTATTCTTACCCGATTTAGCCTGCTCAATCTTCGCAAGATGCTTTTGGCTCAGCTTAACATCAAAAGGAACTTGCGCCACTGCATGTAGTACCCAGAGAAAAAATAATACTATGGGAAAAATCCTGCTCATACCCGCTTTTTAAAAGCATATCCAACACATATTCCAATCCCTTGTCTAAAATTTTTTCCATAATCTGTATTAAAATGCCGTTCATTAAATTCATGCAAAGGAATATTAGGTGTATATAATAGTTTAAAAATCAAACCCCCGGAAGGCTTTTGGAAACGATATCCAAATGCTGGCGTAAGTAAAATCGTGCTATTTTGGATGTTCTTAAAGCTAATTTCCGTTCCATTCACGTACCCAACAGAAAATCCAAATTCTACATGGTGATCGGAGCCAACAAAATTGTACGCACTTAACCCAACAGGTATGGCTAAAAAATTTAAGTAACGTTCCTCACCATTAATTTTCCAGTTGTGACTGATAAATTTACCAAAACCAATCCCTCCACGAACATGAACATTAAATCTTCCAACTTTCCACAGCAAGTACTCGGCATTAACGGTATAAAATTGTACACCGGCACCTCCCAATTCACCATAAGCTGTCCAAGTGCCGATCTGTGCTTCTTCTATTTGCTGGGCCTCAGCAAATACAAAGCAACCAAGCCCTATTAGTAAAAGAACTGTTTTCATACACTATTCCTCTCGCAA contains these protein-coding regions:
- a CDS encoding tetratricopeptide repeat-containing sensor histidine kinase — protein: MQDVMDSISVKNFAKLPVYQFFNKFSFNARILHPSQILLILVSVTAYSQNARIDSLIKLNASASGGEKADVLYELAYEFIDVDNIQAVEFSTESRLYSARIGDSLRIVRACRLQSSAYRRLEILDSAISTAKFGLDIAVRNGFRDEVKILLNSVAITHSLKAEYDVALAYHFESLIIREEIGTQSEVSVTLNNIGFIYFKLKNYQKALEYFERALNIKREINDVYGLDRLLINLGVCNIHLKDFARALNSIKEGLKVCGENCGSDILIEGESGLGVAYYYLDDFDESHRHFTQSLNFATDNDNKRFQAENLVYLARIELRRENLKQAEAHLLRGEDIVTSLGYNQLVLDFYKEFSNLYSLQREFEKASIYQKRYINLKDSLIGEELIKNIAKTQTQFEERENLRTIELKDEALARQRMLNLAIGTIAFLAALLVFVLYHNNKVRRRVNARLSVTNTKLAEANATIEAQNKQLQSYNDKLEAEVKKATADLLVANTSLEKVNKELDNFIYKTSHDIRGPLASLKGMCNVALMDVKDQLALGYLQKLDETATKLNRILTRLLIINQINSAAIHPEPLDMDKVVDDIILLESKKGLPKGFQFKRDIQRNMIFRSDDALIRIILENLIDNAIKFHNDSERVVPFVHIKIFIEGPNLHVHVIDNGVGIALENPDKIFQMFTRASEKSGTGGLGLYLIKQAVSRLGGDVGLQLTSEGFTEFYATLPLEIPKELTEASQEQENEETKASA
- a CDS encoding tetratricopeptide repeat protein, which translates into the protein MIRTFSKEFILFIACLSFGNGLAQTTSKDNRYLELVIIDSLKAALNHYTDPHQIIDLQCDLAYEYTATDLQKALECSKVSYRDAKLLGDSLKMVSAGRMVLSAHRRLNNNDSATWMGNEILQVARRNQFVNEVLAIINPLSDAYVNLGQYDSALRLNFERLEASYKMNNIPSYQSLNNIGFIFYKIKNYEKALLYFNMALQDWFQSVKIDSADYALIAINKSLSLVYLDRCEESSRIIKSIVYSHRNCTDDDLSNAFYALGLNNLRQGEYESATVNFETSIIYGLQANNFRLVCDSYIGLAKASKSEGNELSAKRFLYKSLAIADPLMYSEILLTAYEELLILKSLSIREKATIQGNYIDLKESKYNTMLREHLAKQEAEFYERNNAEQIKYQKEELVFLEDLKELQFYIIVVITIVLLVVIFILFSIYRLRNWKIRLKLKLERGFRSREMFLLQEISSATTKKKHYEKLLFRIRQHSEDSFDQLLT
- a CDS encoding tetratricopeptide repeat protein is translated as MKRRYCYTIFLSIFFTSLVAQKSNLDSLELVLNKSSLKDSIPHQVFDQLITEYVLVDRKKAIRYARQYHSLTSEKGDSLRFLQSGCKLVIALFYNELYDSCQILNAYLLPLAKRLKSNRHINYLTSARGTVHAFQGEYESALVDLSKALELRRADGDPSYISLSLNNLGLVYYKMKAYQKALDFINESISLKEQHQDYFDYDIALTNAALCHVHLGNYSEANQLFEKAIAGSQMSPFSEAMVCYGRGIIAYNLGRYNIAKNEFWKSFQIGQVINDFRTQADNLLFIGKINFLQGNTDAGFSNLLKVEQVAEQFKYRQMLISVIEELILNYEILGDLGRLVYYQDKYILLKNEVYNTRLTEQMATTEVRLKRMENEETLARQEQMVNLSKQVLRSQNLVIIAIVGLIILAVFAVILIRRKSKIEKRLSKILAIRIKNRVRNLEQLLDDELHRCQQQKIFFELEAKQLAAKLATLKGIEYVTKVGNGNNEFWLKRLIKDLESSLVESKARINDLEKMS
- a CDS encoding histidine kinase, which codes for MNFNFLGFSIIPQKDLSHQISAQAAEIFENIVNEMGAEIHDDLIQKIYLLQLNLKHLEQAVDHPIELQNGLIKMEADLKMAIESIRRISKRLNAAENAEAPFAQQISILCQNMEIRGGNHIHFEQVGVEFILPEVVKKYLYRMTQELIHNAFKHSTAWHIWVRLIWDKNKLVVEVEDDGTGEVTLDETIKKLNEKYNSLRMRAEAIQAKIKYGSGKKGLLATITWKNRTLNL
- a CDS encoding IS481 family transposase, whose protein sequence is MRTETKLIKTKLGLINLAEHLGNVSQACRMMGYSRDSFYRIKELYDTGGELALKEVSRRKAIPKNRVEPEVEQAVVRMAIDQPALGQVRVANELRKRGVFVSPAGVRCVWQRHDMETFAKRLAALEAKVAQEGIILTEAQMIAMERKREKREALGEIETEHPGYLGAQDTYYVGNIKGVGRIYQQTFIDTYSKVAFAKLYDRKNAITAADMVNDKVVPFFEEQEIPLLRVLTDRGTEYCGKAEYHEYELYLRIENIEHSKTKVKSPQSNGICERFHRTIQDEFYAVAFRKKLYQSLEELQADLDVWIKEYNEQRTHSGKYCFGRTPWETFLASKELAIQKMVDQNYESA
- a CDS encoding response regulator transcription factor is translated as MVENDTLLRQGFVNLLKREYFVRNVYEAANAVEFEAQLNSHAIDIILLDIHLGGVSGVELLLKLRKMPVQPKVIVVTGLEGIELVINLLKAGVDAIVSKLDGYAEVVRAVKVVMKGETYFPDHVVQVIRNNASRWESVPPVTLTDREKEFLRALSQGLTTKEIAVNLKMAESTAETYRLRLQKKLGVHNTAALLAYAYSNGMK